Genomic DNA from Nicotiana tabacum cultivar K326 chromosome 21, ASM71507v2, whole genome shotgun sequence:
ATTGAGTTTTCACCATTTGAGTTAGGGCAAGCGCTCTGAACATTCACTTAAGTTCATATCATGACTTTGTGCTAAGATTAACCATTAAAATATAGAACTTAATtatgaaaattggggattttaatTAGGCTTAAGACAAAGAAACACTCAATCAAGGATTTGAGGGGCTAAGCGAATTCCTAATTGAAATCTAAACATAGATTTTGACTCGGATGGTCATAGGTAACTCCAATTTGAATTAGTTTTGCAGTTTGATTGTGTTGACCCCGGATTGACTATGAATTTGACCAATTCTTAAATTATGAAATTGAGTTCAACAACCTTATGTGACATCATTAAGTATTGTTTTGAAATGTGACAttcttctcaaaagagactaatgAGGAAAGGAAAGGAGTAAAATAATTGAcctgtatatattttttttttaaattagtaTTTGATATGAATGGGATCATAAAAGGACATTGGGGAAAATATTAGGAGTAAGATTTAGTTTATTActctatttaatttaaagaatCAAACTAGGTTTAAAATTAGGAAACAGCGCCCTTCCTGgaaagttagaaagttaaaaAACCCGGGTTTATTCACGCGTCAATTCACTGTGCATTTCACTTGTCTACTTTCGTTTCTGTTGACAATGGCAAGCATACCTCTAGCCTCTAGGGAAAAAACTGTGAAGCTGAAGAGTGCTCAGTGCGATTCCGTTGCTGTTGAAGCATGTCATCCTGAGCTCACTGTTCACAAACAGAGGTGCCCCCATCGGCCATCGCTATGGTCTCTCCACCAAAAAAGTCCAAAAGGCAGCAATCAAATACCACAATCAGGAAGATGGAGCTTAAGGAGTACGTGGGCTATTCTAGAAATACTAGTtaaaaaaatgttagtttgtGTTTTTGTTGAAGAAATTAGGGCTAATCTCTTTATGAATGTAAAAATCAGCTCTCCAGAATAtctgttttgttttttcattCTGAGTTCATGCAACCTCTATGTGGACATATACGTTTGGAAATTACTAGCTAATATGTTGATACTATTAgctaattttccatgaaaatagaGGTGGAGGTTCGCTGTAGTTGGCGATCCATTTTACTTAATTATTAATCATCGGCCTTCAGACAGCGGGAATCTGCATTATCCAAAGACGATGGATATGACATGACAAAATTATCAAAACCACCACGATGGTCAAATGTTAGGCCAGCTAATGAAACGCCAAGTGCTGATAACTCTGGTAATGCCACAACAGGATTTGTTGTGTGGTTGGCCTAAACAAAGGCTCTGAATGAGAGCATAACAAGCCTAACTTTAAGACAAACTCCACTTGCCCTTGAACAAAATCTATGCCTATGTTTAGATCAACAGCCTCAAGAATATTCCAGCACGACAACACCCAATCAACCAAAATTAGATCATCATTGTCTTGTCTTGGCTCTATCGGTCTCCTACCACAGGCAACTTCAAGTAGAAAAGCTACATCACTACTAGGTGTTGCCTTGCCTCTTCTACTATGCTCTGGTGCAAGGTAACCAAGAGTACCAACGACACGAGTAGAGTGAGGATCGGTTCCATGACCATATAGTCCTGATGCTACGCCTCTAATGACTCTGAACCTTTGGTTCCAATTGAGGATAAATTTTGGTTGCTCGAATAAGTATTAGGCATGTATTCATAAACCAAAAGCAACTCTCCTTTTCGCCTGCAATATCCTAAAAGTGGTACTAAATTTCTGTGTTGGTACGACCTATGCTTACAATCTCTGCAACAAATTCCTTCATCCCTTGTTCTGATTCTTGAGTTAGAAAATTTAATTAGACTATAAGGGAATTATGGAAATGGAAGAACTAAATAAATACAAACAAAGACTACTTTATTTTACTTTGTGGCAATAAAAATGAGTCTGAGCTGAAACATATGTGCCTGCTCATATCCAGGGTGTATTTCCAGCATGCTAAGTCATCAAAGCCCCGCATATAGTGCTATATACATACAACTACTCAATGTGCTGAATACGAAAAAATTTAAATGGCCTTGCACAACATATTCTATCAGAGGATCACAATATTAGCCATAAGACTACCGCACGAAACATTCAGCAGGCAACAACTGGAGAGGTGTGACAAATAAAAAACTCGTCCATGCCCAACCATCCTCCCTCTAGACCCTAGACGTAGTATATCATGCCAACTTCAATGAGACTAATGTGAGGAATATTAAGTGCCACAGCGGGGCCCCTACAATTTTTGCGCAGAAATGAATATCCAATGTCAATAACAAGCTTCTTCAAGAAAGAAGATGATCTCCTCGCCTTCACGTAAGAGTGCCCCATAATATATGCGACCCCTGCCTCTTTTGCCTGAATTAAATCTGAAAGCTCATCCCTAACAGCTGGATCCATGCCAGGGTTTTCTGGCAAGCGGAACCTTACTCGGCGCCTCCTCATCTGTGGGTTCTCATCATCGTAAGCAGATCTTAGACTCTGGAGGGTTAAAGATTTGCTGCTTTGAATGGAATTACTAATACCAAAATCCTCCTCTGAGACAAGTAACGTTGAGCCTGACTGTACACTTCTCGTGCTTATAACTGCCATCCTCCCGTCAAATGATGGACTCTCAGAGCTTGACAGTTGTGGCTCGACTGCTTCCATTTGGATGAACTCTGCTATACTCTGGATGAGAAGGTCCTCAAAATTCCCATCATCTCGCTGTATGTCCTTGTAACCATATCTGACAATGCAACGGTACATGCGATAGGGTCTTGGGCAAATGCGACCAATGAGGAAGCGCTCCTCAGGTGAGACAAATGGAACAGGAACAGATTTGACACATACAAACACCAGCACACTGTGAAATGCAGGGAGATTCGTAACAAAGTGAGAGAAGATAGATGGGACTCCTGTTGCCAATTCAGAGTATATCAGCCCTATCCCTGGCACACGAACGATACCAAGGCTGGGGCCCAAGCCAAGGAGCCATTTCAATGGAACTTTATTGTGCAGGTCAAAATTGTACTTCTTGCGAGTTCCATAGTGCCAGACAAACATGATAGCCAAGAAGACAAACGAGAGCACAAGGGAGACCCATCCTCCCTGTGGAATCTTGATGAATGCGGAAGACAGGTAGACACCTTCGATGAGCCAGAATAAAAGGAGAAAGGAAGTGGCAAGTGCTACACTTCTTTGCCACACAAAGATTATGACAAGCGCCATGAGAAATGTCGTAATAAACATAACTGTCATGCAAGCTAAGcctgaaagaaaaataaattcataAGAGAGAACCAAACCAAGAATTATGTCAAAAGAAAGCTTGAATATAAACAGCAAGATGAATTATTCGAAAGATCCGCAGTAATGCAGAAAGAAAATCAGTGCCATGTCCCTCCTGGCCCTTTTCATACTTTCCACAAGGGATCACTTTCTTATgtcctttttttggattttttaacccacccacccccccccccacccccaaaaCCCCCAATTAGAAGCCCAACAGTGGCTTTTCCACTTTAGTTCCTTCGCGACTTGAACCCCCAAAACCTCATATGGTTGTAGGTAGTTGGTATACTCTCTTTAGCTAATATGTCATGAAATCTGAGATTCCTTCATGTTCACATCATTCATCATTTCGATTTCATATGTTTTTATTTTCATCAGGATTTTTCAAAAAGAAGACCTAATACACTGCAAAAGGCACAAGGAGAGGCTTAGAAGCATGTTTGAGGAAACAAATACACAATCATGAAGAGTAATCAGGTATAACAGAAATATTTGGCAAACAGAATTACTTGTGAACATTATAGCTCAGGCACATTGGACGGCTTAATGTTGGATATGTCAGCATTCTATTTCTTCACCTGCATACCAATAAATATAATACTACCACAGATCTGACAGATGCATAAGAAAAATTCAACTACTTCTGAGGGTGATATAATTGGGATAGTTGCGGAGATCATATAATGGGGATTAGTCTACTTTCTAAGAGAATGAAATGTAGGAAGGCAGTGTCATACAGTGGAATTTGAAGAATTAGAATAGAGAATGTCAAAGACTAGTAGGCTTACCATATGCATTTCCAATTAAAGTGGTGTCCTGAAACCCAACAGCCACGGCAAGGGTCAGAATCATTAGGATCCAATTTATTTCTGGGACATAGATCTGCCCTTTAATATGCTTTGAAGTGTGGACAATCTTGACCCGTGGGAAGCAACCCAGTGCATTACATTGCTTCACGATGGAGAATGTAGCAGTGATTACAGCCTGACTGCCAACAATGGCTGCAAGGGTAGCGATAACAAAGACAGGCCAATATACAATGTCTGCAAGACAATCAAAGAGCAGCAGTTTAGTAGGATTGAACTTAAATAATCAAAAAATCTTGAGAATAATCAGACAAATATCTGAAAAGGAACCAACCAGGTATGGAATTATAGAAGCTATTTGGAATAGAAGCAATGTTTTTGGACAGGAAAGCAGCTTGGCCCATGTACTGTACCACCAAGCAAGGGTATACAAAAAATGGAAATGCAATCTGCATAAGAGAAAAAATTCAGTCAACTTGGTGCAAGTTCCTCAAATCCAAGTAATCATATATGCAATATATTCTGCTAACCACTAGGAGAGTTTACTCGTTTGGTGGAATAAAAAACATTTGGCTCCAGTTGTCCATGTTATTCTATATGTTTCCGCTCATTATGGATTCCAAATGTTTTACTTTTAGCAATTAATATGAATTCCAAATCTTAGACTCAGTATTCCTCAAAGCTACTTCAGATGGATTTCAAACTTACGTTAATAATGTTATTTAAGTCCCTCTATGCTCAAAAGAAAACGAAATACTAAATCAGAGTCTCGATAGTTGCAAACCCTATTTATTTAACACAAAATGGAGCTCATTTTCCCAATGCCATGATGACTTATAACCAGCTGTATATATGCACCTAAAACATGTTCCTACCATTGCCGCATAATCCAACTAGTTTAATCTGCATTCAGGATCTTCTAGAAAAAGAGTATTTGCTACGCCAAAAAAAGAATTAGAACAGAACAGTCTCCTGAAGCTGAAGGATAGTTTTATGTGTTTGTTGCTGCAAAATGCTTGACTTACCCTCATTGAGGAGGCAGTGAAATGACCAAGATCTGCAAACATAGCTTCGGTACCTGATGGTAGAAATATGAATTAGAAACCGGATCCCAACTCTAGGAGATTTTAATAGTATCTCCTTCAAGAAATAGTAAGAGGTTCCACGAAAAGGCTGCTACGCGGCATATACTTGAATAAAGAAATACTGTATTAGAGTCAATATATGTACGGTACCTGCAATTGAGAGGAGCACACCTCCTAGAGAAATCCAACCATCTTTCCCAGTTTCCTTAAAGAACTTGATGATATAATATGGAGAAAGAGCAGATACAATTTTGGGATTCCAAAATATAGTATTATACAGCCCAATGACAAAAATAGATATCAACCAAATAGTCACTATAGGTGCAAACAAGAATCCAACCCTGTGGGTTCCAGAATGCTGTAGAGCAAACAGGCCAACCAATATTATGCAAGAAAGAAGTAGCACACCACCTACGAAGAAAGATGCATGAATGGTCAATGCCTCAGACAGAAGTAAGATGTTGACTACCTAAAAAGTCGTCAATTTTTGCAAGGGGGTATATCAAAAGTATACCCACCATGAGATAGATGTTCAGTAGCAGCCTGGATCCCTGATATTGATGATATAACTGCCAAAGTAAAGCATTTCTTAGTTAAAAGATATACTCAAATTCAACTGCGAGTTCTATGACTTCAAGCATCCATTTTTGGGGATATTTTTTATAGAATATCTGATGCCAACACATGCATTATAAGGTGCCACTTATTATATTATAAAAGTTGAAATCGCCATCTAACATTCAATGGAAGCAACTTCTAAACAAACTTCTTTTTTGCAAATTCAAAAGGCAACCGGCTAAATACCATATAAGGAGGCATCTATTGTTAGTATTGTCTACCTGACATTGCAGGAGTCAGAACACCGTCTCCTATGACCATACAAGCACCTAACAATACAACAATAAGCAGTACTGTGCGTGACTTCTTATGCTTCTCAAGAAATCTCTTCAATGGTAAACATGCTGTCGACTGCCCAGAGAAGCCATATTTGTAAGCAGATAGCTCCTCATCTGCTGCCTGCTGGTTGGGAAGTAGACTAAATTTTGCATGTCTACATAGCAGAGAGTAAAGAGCGAATGTACCACCTAAGGTATTTGGTTAGACATCATCAGGTATTAGTATTGTTCAATAAGTACTGATCAATTTAGAGTCCCTTCTGTACATACCTTCACCATTATCATCTGCACTTAATACAACGAACACATATTTGAGCAGAGGAATGAGCGTTATTGTCCAGAAGATCAGTGAAAATGCTCCAAATATCGCTTCTGAATTCTGATGA
This window encodes:
- the LOC107826421 gene encoding potassium transporter 4 — protein: MYQVDIDHGQEKQPRPLAADGGEESIHAVGQEGMAQQTHLERRKGKLASKFTLVNISTNLLLAYQSLGVVYGDVSTSPLYVYRSIFVGKLQNHQNSEAIFGAFSLIFWTITLIPLLKYVFVVLSADDNGEGGTFALYSLLCRHAKFSLLPNQQAADEELSAYKYGFSGQSTACLPLKRFLEKHKKSRTVLLIVVLLGACMVIGDGVLTPAMSVISSISGIQAATEHLSHGGVLLLSCIILVGLFALQHSGTHRVGFLFAPIVTIWLISIFVIGLYNTIFWNPKIVSALSPYYIIKFFKETGKDGWISLGGVLLSIAGTEAMFADLGHFTASSMRIAFPFFVYPCLVVQYMGQAAFLSKNIASIPNSFYNSIPDIVYWPVFVIATLAAIVGSQAVITATFSIVKQCNALGCFPRVKIVHTSKHIKGQIYVPEINWILMILTLAVAVGFQDTTLIGNAYGLACMTVMFITTFLMALVIIFVWQRSVALATSFLLLFWLIEGVYLSSAFIKIPQGGWVSLVLSFVFLAIMFVWHYGTRKKYNFDLHNKVPLKWLLGLGPSLGIVRVPGIGLIYSELATGVPSIFSHFVTNLPAFHSVLVFVCVKSVPVPFVSPEERFLIGRICPRPYRMYRCIVRYGYKDIQRDDGNFEDLLIQSIAEFIQMEAVEPQLSSSESPSFDGRMAVISTRSVQSGSTLLVSEEDFGISNSIQSSKSLTLQSLRSAYDDENPQMRRRRVRFRLPENPGMDPAVRDELSDLIQAKEAGVAYIMGHSYVKARRSSSFLKKLVIDIGYSFLRKNCRGPAVALNIPHISLIEVGMIYYV